The following proteins are co-located in the Chlorogloeopsis sp. ULAP01 genome:
- the nifX gene encoding nitrogen fixation protein NifX: MKIAFTTNDRVHINAHFGWAKTIDIYEISSEGYQFIETLNFGGNLKEDGNEDKLIPKLDAVVDCTIVYVSAIGGNAAARLIKKGVTPVKARTEQEKITDILENLVKTLQGSPPPWLRKALQQKSRSFEDELEEEATV, from the coding sequence ATAGCCTTCACAACTAACGACCGAGTTCATATTAATGCTCACTTTGGCTGGGCTAAAACTATCGATATTTATGAGATATCATCAGAGGGTTATCAGTTCATAGAAACCTTAAACTTTGGTGGAAATCTCAAAGAAGATGGGAACGAAGATAAATTAATTCCTAAATTGGATGCAGTTGTTGATTGTACAATTGTTTATGTGTCAGCAATTGGCGGAAATGCTGCGGCACGTTTAATTAAGAAAGGTGTTACTCCAGTTAAAGCACGAACTGAACAAGAAAAAATTACTGATATTCTAGAAAACCTAGTCAAAACTTTGCAGGGGAGTCCTCCACCTTGGTTGCGTAAAGCCCTACAGCAAAAATCTCGCAGCTTTGAAGATGAATTAGAGGAGGAAGCAACGGTATGA
- a CDS encoding NifX-associated nitrogen fixation protein has translation MSATNSMNGTATTEVLKSPFLKAIVQQIRGQDSYGVYRNWSDELILKPFVVTKQKKREISVEGEVDPITVARIMAFYRAVAARIEQETGLLSQVVVDLSHEGFGWALVFSGRLLLAVKTLRDAHRFGFESLEKVAEEGENLVQKGVELAQRFPEVGRL, from the coding sequence ATGAGCGCAACTAATAGCATGAATGGAACAGCTACAACAGAAGTTTTAAAGTCACCTTTCTTGAAAGCGATCGTACAACAAATTCGTGGACAAGATAGTTATGGAGTATATCGAAATTGGTCGGATGAATTGATACTAAAACCTTTTGTTGTTACCAAACAAAAGAAACGTGAAATTTCTGTTGAAGGTGAAGTAGATCCGATTACTGTAGCAAGAATTATGGCATTTTACCGAGCTGTTGCAGCCCGGATTGAACAAGAAACTGGTCTTTTATCTCAGGTTGTAGTTGATTTAAGCCATGAGGGTTTTGGCTGGGCGCTAGTCTTTTCTGGTCGTTTACTACTAGCTGTTAAAACTTTGCGAGATGCTCATCGTTTTGGTTTTGAATCATTAGAAAAAGTAGCAGAAGAAGGAGAAAATTTAGTACAAAAAGGCGTGGAATTAGCCCAACGTTTTCCGGAAGTAGGAAGACTGTAA
- a CDS encoding CCE_0567 family metalloprotein: MTIEELQTQIKRLNSKAGQMKMDLHDLAEGLPTDYEKLMDVAAATYKIYCQLDELKQQLKQMEQKK; this comes from the coding sequence ATGACAATTGAAGAACTACAAACTCAAATCAAACGTCTTAATAGTAAAGCAGGTCAAATGAAAATGGATCTGCACGATTTAGCAGAGGGCTTACCAACAGATTACGAAAAGCTTATGGACGTTGCTGCTGCAACTTATAAAATTTATTGTCAGCTAGATGAATTAAAGCAACAACTGAAACAAATGGAGCAAAAAAAATGA
- the nifW gene encoding nitrogenase-stabilizing/protective protein NifW, whose amino-acid sequence MSEDWNKFQKLTEAEEYFDFFQLPYDQKVVNVNRLHILKKFSQYIQEIDENYTDLSAADKLSKYCEALQKAYQVFIESTPQEQKLFKVFNQKPKNVITLTEITSD is encoded by the coding sequence ATGAGCGAAGATTGGAATAAGTTCCAAAAGCTCACAGAAGCAGAGGAATATTTTGACTTTTTTCAACTACCTTATGACCAAAAGGTTGTCAATGTAAATCGTCTACATATTCTCAAAAAGTTCTCCCAATATATTCAAGAAATTGATGAGAATTATACTGACCTTAGTGCCGCAGATAAGTTAAGTAAATATTGTGAGGCGCTGCAAAAGGCTTATCAAGTTTTTATCGAATCTACACCTCAAGAACAAAAGCTGTTCAAAGTGTTTAACCAGAAGCCTAAAAATGTAATTACGCTGACAGAAATCACTTCTGATTAG
- a CDS encoding HesA/MoeB/ThiF family protein, whose amino-acid sequence MIDLTPTELERYRRQMMLPNFGEVAQKRLKSATVLVTGVGGLGGTAALYLAVAGVGRLILVRGGDLRLDDMNRQILMTHDWVGKPRVFKAKETLEAINPDVKVEAVHEYVTSENVDVLVQSADMALDCAHNFTERDLLNEACVRWRKPMVEAAMDGMEAYLTTIIPGVTPCLSCLFPEKPDWDRRGFSVLGAVSGTLACLSALEAIKLITGFSQPLLSQLLTIDLARMEFAKRHSYRDRSCPVCGNNAPWRYLQSKSTVISH is encoded by the coding sequence GTGATAGACCTAACGCCTACCGAGTTAGAACGTTACCGTCGCCAAATGATGCTCCCTAATTTTGGCGAAGTTGCACAAAAGCGCCTGAAGTCAGCGACTGTTCTGGTGACGGGTGTGGGAGGATTAGGCGGTACGGCAGCGCTTTACCTAGCGGTAGCAGGCGTTGGGCGACTGATCCTAGTCCGAGGTGGCGATCTGCGACTTGATGATATGAATCGTCAAATTTTAATGACGCATGATTGGGTTGGTAAGCCAAGGGTTTTTAAGGCAAAAGAAACTTTAGAAGCAATCAATCCTGATGTCAAAGTAGAAGCAGTTCATGAATATGTCACCTCGGAGAATGTGGATGTTTTGGTGCAATCCGCAGATATGGCACTCGACTGCGCCCATAATTTTACGGAGCGCGATTTGTTGAATGAAGCTTGCGTACGGTGGCGTAAGCCAATGGTGGAAGCAGCGATGGATGGGATGGAAGCTTATCTAACTACGATTATTCCCGGTGTGACGCCTTGTTTATCTTGCTTGTTTCCCGAAAAACCAGATTGGGATCGGCGTGGATTTTCAGTGTTAGGTGCTGTATCTGGAACTCTTGCTTGTCTTTCTGCATTGGAAGCAATTAAGCTGATCACTGGATTTAGCCAACCTCTCCTATCGCAACTGCTGACAATAGATCTGGCTCGGATGGAATTTGCCAAGCGTCATTCTTACCGCGATCGCTCTTGCCCAGTGTGTGGTAATAATGCACCTTGGAGATACTTGCAATCAAAATCCACAGTCATTAGTCATTAG
- a CDS encoding iron-sulfur cluster assembly accessory protein, with protein sequence MSVNLTEKAEFRLRAFLAGSTPDANDVTKGIRISVKDGGCSGYEYAMDVTSKPQANDLVIQQGKVTIYVDAESAPLLEGIVIDFIDGVMESGFKFINPNATETCGCGKSFKTSDCSSAGVPCS encoded by the coding sequence ATGTCTGTTAATTTGACAGAAAAAGCAGAATTTCGATTGCGAGCATTTTTAGCAGGTTCTACTCCCGATGCCAACGACGTAACTAAAGGCATCCGTATCTCTGTTAAAGATGGTGGTTGCAGTGGTTACGAATATGCAATGGATGTCACTAGTAAGCCACAAGCAAATGATTTAGTGATCCAGCAAGGTAAAGTAACCATTTATGTTGATGCCGAAAGTGCGCCCCTATTAGAAGGGATTGTCATTGATTTTATTGATGGCGTAATGGAAAGCGGCTTCAAGTTTATCAACCCCAATGCAACTGAAACCTGTGGTTGCGGCAAGTCATTCAAAACAAGCGATTGTTCGTCTGCGGGTGTACCTTGCAGTTAA
- a CDS encoding 2Fe-2S iron-sulfur cluster-binding protein: MATYQVRLINKKEDLDATIEVDEETTILEAAEENGIELPFSCHSGSCSSCVGKVVEGEIDQSEQIFLDDDQVSKGFALLCVTYPRSNCTIKTHQEPYLV, translated from the coding sequence ATGGCAACTTATCAAGTTAGATTAATCAACAAAAAAGAAGACCTTGACGCTACAATCGAAGTTGACGAAGAAACTACCATCTTAGAAGCAGCAGAGGAAAATGGAATTGAGTTGCCATTCTCTTGTCACTCTGGTTCTTGCTCTAGCTGCGTTGGTAAGGTAGTTGAAGGTGAAATCGATCAATCTGAGCAAATCTTCCTTGATGACGATCAGGTTTCTAAAGGCTTCGCTTTACTTTGCGTGACCTATCCACGTTCTAATTGCACGATTAAGACTCATCAAGAACCTTATCTTGTCTAA
- a CDS encoding heme o synthase produces MIGNTVTHHYQNFLQVVQSYYQLTKPRIIPLLLITTTASMSIASRGKLDFILLLVTLAGGTFAAASAQTFNCIYDRDIDYEMERTRHRPLPSGRIQPVHALIFAIALACISFTLLAVFVNLLSAALAMSGILFYVGVYTHLLKRHTSLNIVIGGAAGAIPTLVGWTAVTGSVSWTAWLLFAIVFLWTPPHFWALALMISEDYAKVGVPMLPVVADHITAARQIWVYSLLLIPTTFLLLEPLNFMGAIYGCTAFVLGAIFTKKAWALLQNSEDKELARSLFLFSILYMMLLCAAMVIDSFPITHKLTEVILSFLVNR; encoded by the coding sequence ATGATAGGGAATACTGTCACGCACCACTATCAGAATTTTCTACAAGTTGTTCAGAGTTATTACCAACTCACTAAACCTCGAATTATTCCCCTATTGCTGATTACCACAACTGCTAGTATGTCTATTGCATCTAGGGGAAAATTGGACTTTATATTGCTACTAGTTACCTTAGCTGGTGGTACTTTTGCTGCTGCTAGCGCCCAGACGTTCAATTGCATTTATGATCGCGACATTGATTATGAAATGGAACGCACTCGCCATCGTCCTTTGCCTTCTGGGCGGATACAGCCTGTTCATGCTTTAATATTTGCGATCGCTTTAGCTTGTATTTCCTTCACATTGCTTGCAGTCTTTGTGAATTTGCTTAGTGCTGCGCTGGCAATGTCCGGTATTTTGTTTTATGTGGGCGTCTACACTCATTTACTCAAACGCCATACCTCTCTTAACATCGTCATTGGTGGAGCGGCTGGGGCAATCCCAACATTGGTAGGTTGGACAGCAGTTACGGGTAGTGTAAGCTGGACAGCGTGGCTCTTGTTTGCGATCGTTTTCCTATGGACACCTCCTCATTTCTGGGCGCTGGCATTGATGATTAGTGAAGATTATGCCAAGGTGGGTGTGCCGATGCTACCGGTAGTTGCTGATCATATTACTGCCGCTCGCCAAATATGGGTGTACAGTTTACTACTAATTCCCACGACATTTTTATTATTAGAACCTCTCAATTTCATGGGTGCAATTTATGGCTGCACTGCTTTTGTGCTGGGGGCTATTTTCACCAAAAAAGCTTGGGCGCTCTTACAAAATTCAGAGGATAAAGAATTAGCGCGCTCGCTATTTCTTTTCTCGATTCTCTATATGATGTTATTGTGTGCTGCAATGGTGATTGATAGCTTTCCTATTACCCATAAACTAACAGAGGTAATTTTAAGTTTTTTGGTTAATAGATAG
- a CDS encoding molybdopterin-binding protein — MKVSARNALKATVKKIVPGSVNTEVTLELAPGIEVTSIITKASADSLQLAEGKQAYVVIKATDVMVAVD, encoded by the coding sequence ATGAAAGTCAGTGCTCGTAACGCCCTCAAAGCTACTGTAAAAAAAATTGTACCAGGTTCAGTTAATACCGAAGTCACTCTAGAACTTGCGCCTGGAATCGAAGTGACTTCAATTATCACAAAAGCCTCAGCTGACAGTCTTCAATTAGCAGAAGGAAAACAAGCTTACGTTGTTATTAAAGCAACAGATGTAATGGTTGCTGTTGATTAA
- a CDS encoding class I SAM-dependent methyltransferase, whose amino-acid sequence MSESKIYKSDSGDFEHKWLAYYQAVEGRPPRDTLLTALDYFDKENPSTSKSYFAVDLGCGEGRDTVELLRRGWRVLAIDGQQEAITRLLNYPNIDLKLLQTRVVRFENLTLPELVDLVNASFSLPFCPPEFFPNLWKEIVTSLRSGGRFSAQLFGERDSWAIYTSITHHTREQIEQMLQDFEIEMLKEEDHPGKTALGEEKHWHIFHVVARKL is encoded by the coding sequence ATGTCAGAATCAAAAATTTATAAATCAGATAGTGGAGATTTTGAGCACAAGTGGCTAGCTTACTATCAAGCTGTAGAGGGACGTCCACCACGAGATACTCTGCTTACAGCTTTGGATTATTTTGATAAAGAAAATCCAAGCACTTCTAAGTCTTATTTCGCAGTTGACTTGGGGTGTGGAGAAGGAAGAGATACCGTCGAACTATTGCGTCGTGGTTGGCGAGTATTAGCAATTGATGGACAACAAGAAGCCATTACCCGTTTGTTAAATTATCCTAATATTGATTTAAAACTTTTACAAACCCGCGTTGTTCGCTTTGAAAATTTAACTTTGCCAGAATTAGTAGATTTAGTAAATGCTAGTTTTTCGTTACCCTTTTGTCCGCCAGAATTTTTTCCGAACTTATGGAAAGAAATTGTTACATCTTTACGTTCTGGTGGCCGCTTTTCGGCTCAATTATTTGGAGAGCGTGATTCTTGGGCTATTTACACTTCTATTACCCATCATACCCGTGAACAGATAGAACAGATGCTACAAGATTTTGAAATTGAAATGTTAAAGGAAGAAGATCATCCTGGTAAGACAGCACTAGGAGAAGAAAAACACTGGCATATTTTTCACGTAGTTGCACGTAAACTGTAG
- a CDS encoding CBS domain-containing protein: MRAKHIMTQDVATIRGSATVAEAVRLMRLKGLRCLIVEARHDGDAYGIVTETDIVSKVVACGKDPKQVHIYEIMSKPCIVVNPDLDVEYVARLFANTGVWRAPVIQGELLGIISVTDIIMKGDFLEKPKLAFLQKELQKAISNARSVSSNCGADSKKAIEAWDLVEELEAEACFYGAPKPEKSARKLFSDERKLASVS; the protein is encoded by the coding sequence ATGAGAGCCAAACACATCATGACTCAAGATGTAGCTACCATTCGCGGTTCGGCTACTGTAGCAGAAGCAGTCAGACTCATGAGGCTCAAAGGATTACGATGCTTAATTGTCGAAGCTCGTCACGACGGAGATGCTTACGGTATTGTTACCGAGACTGATATCGTCTCCAAGGTGGTTGCTTGTGGGAAAGATCCTAAACAGGTACACATCTACGAAATTATGAGCAAGCCTTGCATCGTCGTCAATCCTGATCTTGATGTTGAATATGTGGCACGGCTATTTGCTAATACGGGCGTATGGCGTGCGCCTGTTATCCAAGGTGAACTACTTGGTATTATTTCCGTCACCGATATTATTATGAAAGGTGACTTCCTAGAAAAGCCCAAATTAGCATTCTTGCAAAAAGAACTCCAAAAAGCGATATCCAATGCTCGTTCAGTTTCCAGTAACTGTGGTGCTGATTCTAAAAAAGCTATCGAAGCTTGGGATTTGGTGGAGGAACTAGAAGCAGAAGCTTGTTTTTATGGCGCACCAAAACCAGAAAAATCAGCTAGAAAGCTATTCTCTGATGAACGTAAACTAGCAAGTGTTAGTTAA
- a CDS encoding hydrogenase maturation protease, translating into MLTIIGCGNLNRSDDAIGVIIAQRLQQYLAEHPHSHVQVYDCGTAGMEVMFRARGSKQLIIIDASATGSEAGAVFKVPGKELEALPEPSYNLHDFRWDHALAAGRKIFANDFPQEVIVYLIEAANLDFGWELSPVVKHSADLVFAEIIAIISIGSG; encoded by the coding sequence ATGCTGACTATTATTGGTTGTGGTAATCTTAACCGCAGTGACGATGCTATAGGTGTAATTATTGCTCAACGCCTACAGCAATATCTTGCCGAACATCCTCATTCCCACGTGCAAGTATATGACTGTGGTACTGCGGGTATGGAAGTAATGTTTCGAGCAAGAGGTAGCAAACAGTTAATAATTATTGATGCAAGTGCAACAGGTTCCGAAGCAGGTGCGGTATTTAAAGTTCCTGGAAAAGAACTAGAAGCACTGCCGGAACCCAGTTATAATTTGCATGATTTTCGTTGGGATCATGCTTTAGCCGCAGGTAGGAAAATCTTTGCAAATGACTTTCCTCAAGAGGTAATAGTTTACCTAATTGAAGCAGCAAATCTTGATTTTGGTTGGGAATTAAGCCCTGTTGTTAAACATTCTGCTGATTTGGTATTTGCAGAAATAATAGCGATTATCTCGATAGGTAGTGGTTAG
- a CDS encoding DUF2231 domain-containing protein: MLEFFTRLNDHNLPYPDTIHPIIVHFVIAMVLFAFICDVIGYFTSNHRLFEVSWWNMFLATIAIFVAIIFGQFEAGLAKPYALAKSVLSMHTLIGWSLSGIIAAITAWRYVIRLRNPYKLPIGYLGMGLVLAVIVGMQVYLGDQLVWVYGLHTVPVVEAVKDGILR, translated from the coding sequence ATGCTTGAGTTTTTTACGCGTCTGAATGACCACAATTTACCATATCCAGATACGATTCATCCCATCATTGTCCACTTCGTAATTGCGATGGTCTTGTTTGCTTTTATTTGCGATGTAATTGGCTATTTTACTAGCAATCACCGTCTTTTTGAGGTGAGTTGGTGGAATATGTTTCTCGCTACGATCGCTATTTTCGTCGCTATCATTTTTGGACAATTTGAAGCTGGATTGGCAAAACCTTATGCGCTAGCAAAATCAGTACTGAGTATGCATACATTGATTGGCTGGTCACTTTCAGGAATAATTGCTGCCATTACAGCTTGGCGTTATGTGATTCGCCTACGTAACCCCTACAAATTACCGATCGGATATTTGGGAATGGGGTTAGTTTTAGCTGTCATCGTTGGTATGCAAGTATATCTGGGCGATCAACTTGTTTGGGTGTATGGATTGCATACAGTACCAGTTGTTGAAGCAGTAAAGGATGGTATTTTGCGATGA
- a CDS encoding DUF2231 domain-containing protein, protein MNSELIEQLKVQLGTNGLPYSLPIHPNLVHLTLGLFIIGIFFDIVGVFFPLEKWVFKFLAIPVERANFFDVGWYNMLASAIITFFTVGAGFYEIMLAEAPLDVKSAWGMQAMETMLWHGVGGVLLLALIVGMTVWRGFQRFLWRKHEDRQVQMSYLFVGVAIMAVMYVHGTLGAQLAAEFGVHNTADQLLRVGKDLNAMLK, encoded by the coding sequence ATGAACTCCGAACTGATTGAGCAATTAAAAGTGCAATTAGGCACAAATGGATTGCCTTACTCTCTTCCTATTCATCCCAACTTAGTTCATCTCACCTTAGGACTGTTCATTATCGGGATTTTCTTTGATATTGTCGGTGTATTTTTCCCCTTGGAGAAATGGGTATTCAAGTTTTTAGCAATTCCAGTTGAACGTGCTAACTTCTTTGATGTTGGCTGGTACAATATGCTCGCTTCAGCCATTATCACCTTTTTTACAGTTGGGGCAGGCTTTTACGAAATCATGCTGGCAGAAGCACCACTAGATGTTAAGAGCGCCTGGGGAATGCAGGCAATGGAAACAATGCTCTGGCATGGTGTGGGTGGTGTTTTACTCTTAGCGCTGATTGTCGGTATGACAGTCTGGCGTGGATTCCAACGCTTCCTTTGGCGCAAACACGAAGATAGACAAGTGCAGATGAGCTATCTATTTGTGGGAGTGGCAATCATGGCTGTGATGTACGTTCACGGCACACTCGGAGCGCAACTAGCTGCTGAGTTTGGTGTACACAACACAGCCGATCAATTGCTGCGAGTAGGCAAAGACTTGAATGCAATGTTGAAGTAA
- a CDS encoding cytochrome c oxidase subunit II, producing MKIQKLLKILTLITSAIALVTTSLWIGKQAYSWLPPEAAAESRLVDDLFSFLVTLGAFIFLGVTGTLMYSIIFHRAKKGEICDGPPIEGNVTLEVVWTAIPILLVFWIAGYSYQIYEQMGIQGPNHLMHLHMPMGMESAYAAPVEDKGTRGRGDAGNEEDKGTRGRGDAGNEEDAGTWGGGDTGNVNKSFSASSQIASNSEAIEQIDVLAKQWAWVFHYPEKNVTSTELHLPADHRVRLALQSADVLHGFYVPAFRLKQDIVPNETINFEFTPIRSGKYRLTDSQYSGTYFATMQADVVVESPEDYHQWLAKAATHKPSPASNQAASEYAQVVNQSFSTGWATVAPAEPPVVNYPG from the coding sequence ATGAAAATCCAGAAATTATTAAAGATTTTGACATTGATTACGAGTGCGATCGCGCTCGTTACGACTAGTCTCTGGATCGGGAAGCAGGCTTACTCTTGGCTACCTCCAGAAGCTGCGGCTGAATCTCGACTAGTTGATGACTTGTTTAGCTTCTTGGTAACTCTAGGTGCATTCATTTTTTTGGGAGTCACCGGAACGCTAATGTATTCTATTATCTTCCATCGGGCGAAAAAGGGCGAGATTTGCGATGGCCCTCCCATCGAAGGGAATGTGACACTAGAAGTTGTCTGGACAGCAATCCCTATTCTACTCGTGTTTTGGATTGCCGGTTACAGCTACCAAATCTACGAACAAATGGGAATTCAAGGGCCAAATCATCTAATGCACTTGCATATGCCGATGGGAATGGAATCAGCTTATGCGGCACCAGTAGAGGACAAGGGGACACGGGGACGCGGGGACGCGGGGAATGAAGAGGACAAGGGGACACGGGGACGCGGGGACGCGGGGAATGAAGAGGACGCGGGGACATGGGGAGGTGGAGACACGGGGAATGTAAATAAAAGTTTCTCCGCATCTTCTCAAATCGCGTCAAACTCAGAGGCTATTGAACAAATTGACGTCCTTGCTAAACAATGGGCTTGGGTTTTCCATTATCCAGAAAAAAATGTCACCAGTACTGAACTGCACCTACCCGCAGATCACAGAGTACGTTTGGCACTGCAATCAGCAGATGTTCTGCACGGCTTCTACGTTCCTGCCTTTCGACTCAAGCAAGACATAGTTCCCAACGAAACTATCAACTTTGAATTCACTCCTATCCGCTCTGGCAAATATCGACTCACAGATTCCCAATATAGCGGTACATACTTTGCAACCATGCAGGCGGATGTAGTGGTTGAATCACCAGAAGATTATCACCAATGGCTTGCCAAAGCTGCAACTCACAAACCATCTCCTGCATCCAATCAAGCTGCTTCTGAGTATGCCCAAGTAGTCAATCAATCATTTTCAACAGGCTGGGCGACGGTTGCCCCAGCAGAACCTCCTGTGGTTAATTATCCTGGTTAA
- the ctaD gene encoding cytochrome c oxidase subunit I produces the protein MTNISIESIGIANEQSHHDIPDNWKRYFSFSTDHKVIGIQYLVTSFIFFLVGGIFAMVIRGELMTPESDLVDRTVYNGMFTMHGTVMLFLWTFPSLVGLANYLVPLMIGARDMAFPRLNAAAFWMVPVVGILLMASFFVPGGPAQAGWWSYPPVSLQNPTGNLINGQVIWLLAVAISGVSSIMGAVNFVTTIVKMRAPGMSFFRMPLFVWAVFSAQIIQLFGLPALTAGAVMLLLDLTVGTGFFDPANGGNPVMFQHYFWFYSHPAVYVIILPIFGIFSEIFPVYARKPLFGYKVVAVSSLLIAVVSAIVWVHHMYVSGTPGWMRMIFMLTTMLVSVPTGIKVFAWVATIWGGRMRLTTPMLFALGGLVLFVFAGIVGIMLSSVPVDVHVNNTYFVVGHFHYVLYGTVTMGMYAAIYHWFPKMTGRMYYEGLGKLHFWLTFIGTNLNFFPMHPLGLQGMLRRVASYAPDAGYEFWNIVASIGAFLLGMSTLPFILNMIGAWTIGEKAPDNPWQAIGLEWEVSSPPPVENFEEIPVVVSEPYGYGKSEPLTESRGVGV, from the coding sequence ATGACGAACATTTCTATCGAAAGCATCGGTATCGCCAATGAGCAATCTCATCACGATATTCCAGACAATTGGAAGCGATACTTTAGCTTTAGCACCGATCACAAAGTCATTGGCATTCAGTACCTAGTGACTTCGTTCATATTCTTTCTTGTCGGTGGCATCTTTGCAATGGTGATTCGGGGAGAATTAATGACCCCTGAATCAGATCTAGTCGATCGCACCGTCTATAATGGTATGTTCACTATGCACGGCACAGTCATGCTGTTCCTGTGGACATTCCCGTCATTGGTTGGTCTTGCTAATTACCTCGTACCACTAATGATTGGCGCACGCGACATGGCTTTTCCCCGCCTCAACGCCGCCGCCTTTTGGATGGTGCCTGTAGTGGGAATTCTTTTAATGGCAAGCTTTTTTGTACCTGGCGGCCCGGCACAAGCTGGCTGGTGGTCTTATCCGCCTGTCAGTCTGCAAAACCCCACAGGTAACTTGATTAACGGACAAGTTATTTGGCTGTTAGCAGTGGCAATTTCCGGTGTCTCTTCGATTATGGGGGCAGTAAACTTTGTCACTACCATTGTCAAGATGCGCGCACCGGGCATGAGCTTTTTTCGGATGCCCCTGTTTGTTTGGGCAGTATTTAGCGCTCAGATTATCCAACTTTTCGGACTGCCCGCACTGACAGCAGGTGCGGTGATGCTGCTGCTCGATCTCACAGTTGGCACTGGCTTTTTCGATCCAGCCAACGGCGGCAATCCAGTCATGTTCCAGCATTACTTCTGGTTCTACTCCCACCCTGCCGTTTATGTGATCATTCTGCCCATTTTTGGCATTTTCTCGGAAATATTCCCAGTTTATGCCCGCAAACCCCTATTCGGTTATAAAGTAGTTGCCGTATCGTCACTCTTAATTGCCGTAGTCAGTGCGATCGTTTGGGTACACCATATGTACGTTAGCGGTACTCCTGGCTGGATGCGGATGATTTTCATGTTGACAACAATGTTAGTATCCGTGCCAACTGGGATTAAAGTCTTTGCTTGGGTGGCGACGATTTGGGGCGGTAGAATGCGCTTAACTACACCCATGCTGTTTGCCCTGGGTGGATTGGTATTATTTGTCTTCGCTGGTATCGTAGGCATAATGCTTTCTTCCGTACCTGTCGATGTTCACGTTAACAATACTTACTTTGTAGTTGGTCACTTTCACTACGTCCTTTACGGCACCGTGACGATGGGGATGTATGCCGCCATCTACCATTGGTTCCCGAAAATGACTGGAAGGATGTACTACGAAGGCTTGGGCAAACTCCACTTCTGGTTAACATTTATTGGTACAAACCTCAACTTCTTCCCCATGCATCCATTAGGATTGCAGGGTATGCTGCGTAGAGTCGCTTCTTATGCACCAGACGCAGGATATGAATTCTGGAATATCGTTGCTAGTATTGGTGCATTCTTGTTGGGAATGTCCACATTGCCCTTTATTCTCAATATGATTGGCGCTTGGACGATTGGTGAGAAAGCACCAGATAATCCTTGGCAAGCAATTGGATTAGAATGGGAAGTCTCTTCACCACCTCCGGTAGAGAACTTTGAAGAAATTCCCGTCGTTGTCAGCGAACCTTATGGTTATGGGAAATCCGAACCACTGACAGAGTCTAGGGGTGTAGGGGTATAG
- a CDS encoding four helix bundle protein, with amino-acid sequence MKEPSMQSYKDLKVWQEAMNLAECCYRATKPFPKEETYGMVAQIRRAAASIPANIAEGYGRRTRGEYIQFLYIAQGSLKELETHLFLSIRVELASSQSISPVVNQCESVGRLLLLLIRSLEK; translated from the coding sequence ATGAAAGAGCCATCAATGCAGTCCTATAAAGATTTGAAGGTTTGGCAAGAGGCAATGAATCTTGCTGAATGTTGTTACAGAGCAACAAAACCATTTCCCAAAGAAGAAACTTACGGAATGGTTGCACAAATTCGGCGAGCTGCGGCATCAATTCCAGCTAATATTGCTGAAGGTTACGGGCGAAGAACGCGTGGCGAGTACATTCAATTTTTGTACATTGCGCAAGGTTCTCTAAAAGAGTTAGAAACACATTTGTTTTTGTCTATTCGTGTTGAACTAGCTTCATCGCAATCTATTAGTCCTGTTGTAAATCAATGCGAATCAGTTGGTAGGCTCTTATTACTCTTGATTCGTTCATTAGAAAAATAG